Within Crassostrea angulata isolate pt1a10 chromosome 2, ASM2561291v2, whole genome shotgun sequence, the genomic segment aagggaAATTGcgtacaaaataataaaaaaaagattcctatatgaattaaattgtataaaatgttatttctgaaatattaCCCGATATAAAGTTTTATCAGCAGATCTCGTTCATCGGAACTTCATGAGCGCGACATCaagtaaatatacaaatatgttttaagtatttttttttttggggggggggggggggtacgttAATATTTTATCTGGTCCGATATAGTCCAAAAGAAACTTTTAACTTTGAAcggcaaataattattattcagtccagcatgtttctttttttttataataaaagtatGCCGAATCCGAGAAAATATGCTGGTCTTCAAGAAATGGCTTTTACTAGGTCAAAATGGCGGACAATTAACATTCAATGGTATTTATTAAACTTCaaggtaaaataaaattatagcttAGGGACATCCTATTacacgtgttgaaataccaaatgtAGAAGCGGTTACTTCATTGCAGGAGTTTGGTAGTTTATTGgcaaattgtattaatttataagtattttcTTTTCCTCGTGATTTCTAGTAATTACAAAATTGGTACCAAGATATTTTAAACCAGGTAAAATAAAGGAAGACATCTTATAAGTAGGATCTCCTGTACCAAGATATTTGCAATAGttcagtatttcttttaattttttaattttattcaaatttgtttttcatctcattacAAACGAATATGTGCTAGATTCCCTCTAGCAGTTTGTCTTATAggaatttttcaaatattttagtttcatattaaTGTGGACTCCAATAAAATTATACAGTCTCCAttcatgttaattttgttttcttatttcaaaacaactttataacatttcattttcaaaaggattcaaaaatagaaatgtttagaaatttgaaaagtgataaTCTTGAACAagattgatattttatgttttttggtAGAAAATAGAGCATTGTACTTTAAGGTATTATATCGTTTAATACCGTTCCCACCAATAGTATCAactgcatgcaacaaaaatctcctacaaTTATTTGGTGTATAGATCCACCTTAAATATCTTCATTAAACGATTCATTATTTGAACAAGTTTGCATATTGATAaatgatattgtttaaaactaGGTGCGGGATTGATGAATCCTTTAAATggacaattaaaaattattcCAGTTAAGGTTTAAAACAGGTAGTGTGGGTTAAAGACATCTGTTTCATTTCATATCATAATCCTAAAAAAGTCTGATGTGAGGTTTTGTTTTATTGACAAATAACTATTAAATTCTATGCTTTTTTACTTCATTCGTTTGCTTAGCTATACATTATATGCACTTTCCAGTAAACTTGACATGACATACATCTTGTTTCATGTATAAATCTATTTGATATTTGGTGTCATCACACCTGCACTGTATTACAATACATTATATTTGGTTATATTTGTAAgcctcccccctcccccagaAATTCCCACCAAAACTACAATAAATCTTAATATATTGCCTTTGCTAAACTTTCTACTAAATTTTGTTTGTGAATTAgtgatttttgttaaaataaatcaacTTTCATCCACAAATGTTTGAAACGTTGTTACATAACATAATTTAAGGACGAGGAAGGATGTAACATCTTAAAGCTAAAGTgggaaaaagaagaaaagaggcaaaaatgaattttataggAAGTTAACGCAAAAGTGATGGTTGAAACGTAGATAACATTGACAGATGTTACAAAGAAGATAACGCACAGTTAATGCAAGAATACTCTGCTCTCCTGTGATAAGAAAATGAAccttttataaaatcaaagtaatgTTCACCTTTTTAGAGAAATATATTATGTTAAAGGTTTACAAATTTTTGTAAAGAGTACAGTTAACGGTTTGGAATTTTAAATAAAGGATGAAATCTTATAACACAAACCAACATCCTCCTTTATCAgctgaatttaaaacaaaaattaaacattttcatacGTAAGTAATTTTATTGAAGTCTTTAAGCAATCGTACTTTTCACAATGACGTTAAAATGTTTATCTACTCTTTATCTTAAGTTTCACCATGCACTGTTTCTTGATCCTACAATGTAACAACTATGTTCGAGAATAAACAGAAAAGATACTCCATCGCTTGCTTAGACGTGATGGAAAAAATGTCTATTATATGCGAAATTGTTAGACTTTTAAACCAAGTTACAAAAGTTTCCGTCGGAAGAAAAAACGGCGCTTCTtcaatatatcatatattttggccaaaaaaataaatgaatgaaaataacttATAATTGTTATAGTTTAGATTATTAAGAAATCTTATGAAACATTCATATGGCTGTGTTTCATGTGCTCAAcgatgttattttgttttttctgcTTTCTTCTCAAGACTTTTGTTCTAAGACTTgtttaaagtatatcattatTCATTTGACAGGCTTTGTAAAATATGTCTTGTTACAACTCaataatcaatgaaatcaaTGCATTGTCCACCTGAAAAACAAAGTTGAACTAACTCTTAATGATTGCagacgaccccccccccccccattaataagctttttcttttttcgggcaacataaaattgaacattttgctTTTACTTACTTATATTTACTATACTTATATTGTATAGACTAAATGATATTCTAGATTTCAGCTACGTTTAATGTCTGGAATTGATTCACAGTTGTGTTTCGTATTTCACCtataaattattagaaaaataaaatgcttcctATGGTATTTCCATCCtgtttgaaaatacatgtagtgaaaaaagaaatcactaaacgaaacaaacatatttatcaaagcaatatgtatatatgttttttttaaagctacTTTTTGCATTGGTgagttacaaataaaaaaaaaaacaagataatatatatatattatgataaaaagaatacaaaagaATAGAAAAAAACCAACAGTATAAAAGAGGTTGCATAAAATAGTTTATCAAATGAGAATAGGATTAACAGTCAAAAAACACCTGtctatggtacatgtatacagtcaggtatatatatttcttaaaattcaaaagtattgTTTATGTTCAACAATGAAGGTAATAACTGTTTTTAACTTCATGACGCTTAAGTTCTGCAATcatgtaattaaattaatataacatTGATGAACGAATATAAGTTGCTTATgtagtatttaattttttttattaaattgcaGATATAATGCAAGTAGAATTAAGCATTGATAAAGCAGACACAAAAAtaacttgtttttaaaatttcatctcATCTTACAACGaactaaaaatatattgtgaAAATGGAACGTAATTGTTAATATGCTTTCTTtatgactacatgtatataaaagatCTCATACCGAACGATCAATACTAAAATAAGTCATACACTGTGAGGAATCTAtcgtaaaaatacatttaaaccaCCTTATTGGATGCACCATAAATCTATGAGAAATATCCGAGTAAAAGGTAAGAGCCAAATTTGtacatttaacattttacagTTAACttatgttaaaattgttcttttcCTCTGGTCTGCGAcatttctctctttctttcacAAATTAGAAGTTTAATCAGAATTTGTTTCATTTCTctgtaaataaaaatgtgaaGATTCAAAATATAGCGAATTTTGCtcaatgtataaaattaatCGTGACATTTTAAGTGCCTTCACAATTTTAATTTatcgtttattttaattttttgcaaaGAATTTGAACTTGAATGTTGACGTTTAAGGCTTACTTTTTCATGAGAAACACTTTGTGGACAACTTGTAGACATCGTTTTTTCTGACATTGATAACTCAGACTTCTTCTCTTTGGTTTGCCGAATTCTTTTAAGCAAActctttttctaaaaagaaaaaaaaatgttattttctctGGTGGTTACAACCGAATTGATCCTCTAAAAATGCGAAAATTTATTATAGATCGAAGATCATAGAATTGCACAGCTAGCCTTTAACTTAATCTAATCATGATACAGTTTGAgaataaaaaatgattgaagGAATTCTTTATAATGTCGATTTTTTAATCTAATATAAAAAGCAATTATAGATACTCTtgatatttcatatttgatttcaaaatgatacatgtaatactattaATGATAATCATGTGTAAAATAACATTCTTCCCTCACCTGTTTCATCAATGGTTCATTTGATTTAGATGTCGACGGGCTTTGTGAACTAAGAGTAGTTTCTTTTGTCCCTCGCTCAGCAAAACTCAATATTGTACTCAAACTCGGGTATCTATTCCATATGCCTTGCCTAACCTGACAAGAAATTGCAAATATAATATTTGCTGTaagatattttaatgaaatccCCAtagatttttctttgaaataaaaaaagaagggTCATATCCAAATCAagattaagattaaaaaaaaaaatagtcatttttatatatgtataggtacattataaaatttattacaaatttaaaaagctGACCTTTTTGTCTAACAAAACGTGTGAAACAAAAATGAAGAACCCCTGAAAAAtagatattaattataaaaatggcAATGTGtaagtaaaacacaaaattctgatttttaaaacaacaaataacttaaaaaataagaaataagaaagaaataaaacttcttttttttttttttttaagaaaactacCCCAAACACCTCTGCAAATtaaacaaagttaaaaaaaaacaaacacgaaaaaaacataataaagaTATCAAACCTGGAATGAATTTGCAATGACAAACAAATACTGAAACACAACTGCATTTTCGTTAACTGCCAGGATTCCGAACAGCCAAGTCACTCCTAGAACTGGCAGAAGTGTTCCGAGTGACCGCAGACCGGATCTagtaattattgaaaatatttgttttatcaaaccGTTTTACAAATTTAACATGTACGATTCCATGTTTTGTTATGCATGTATGTTAGTGGGTTTGTGgctaagaagaaaaaaacctatgtaaaagtattttgtatgttttgtgGATACATGCaataaatttgtgaaaactagtattattttattatgttaaactttatgTTTGATATTCGATTGTCGGATTATGTTGGGGCATATGTACTAAtaaaacaaggttttttttctacacTGCTAGTAAACCAACTTATATGAATATCAAAATTCTTCTTGGTTTGACTCACGACGCTTTCCTCTGCAGTGAAGATCTTGCCACTATCCTCGAAGCAAACAACACCCTCAAAAGTGAAACAATTATAAGAATgttgatctgaaaaaaaaaccacaattattttttatagagaAACAACATTAAGTTTCAATTCTGTGAGAAACATTTAAATTCGGTGCCCTGAAAAATCTCCTATTCTCTTTACGCTTTTGAAGAATTTGATGTGCAAGGAAAAACTGAATAGTAGAACGTGTTGCTCAAGAACTTACCAAACTAATCAGACAAACTGGAATGATAAACAAATAGAGAGAGCCACTTTCGATGGACAACCAGCAGctaaaaggtaaaaaatatttctttaccgACTGGAGTCAGTGGTAATCATATTTATGGCAATCAACTCTGTATTCAAGTATGTATGTAAAAGTAGATACATTctttagttcttgaaaagataATACTATGTAAAATACGCATACTACGACTTTAGGTGGTATCCTTTACCCCAAAACGCTCCAAGATTTGTTGCAGTAATAATGACCGGTATACCTGCAAAATAACCGCTATGagaatgaaacaatatcatccttattttttttaatacttacaTCTAATTCCATATCGGTATTTTACGCAACTACCCGACTCTTTTTTTGACCAATGTAAACCGTGTTGAAAGGGCAATTTAAATCGCTTTAACCCCCACCTCCTTCAAATTGCGTCAAATGAACTGAGGTAATCCCAACAATATTATGTATGAAgttgaagaaaataattaacCAAGTGCTTTAAAATGTATGTAAACTTTCATCCATGTACTTGTATATGGATACATGAACTTGTAATGATTCCATAGAAATTGTATTAGAATTATGTAGCTGTTAATAAGATTTTGTTTATGTGAATGCATATGTAGTCTGAAGATATAATTCAAATGAGGGTTTATTTTTGTGATGATAGTTTATCCTGccaaccccccaaaaaatgaaaatgtcatcgcattatgatataaaaaaataaaataaagaaaaaaatcggtCACTTAAACGAATGTTTGAAAAGTCTAtacgactttttaaaattttaaaatttatttaaataaaacaaaaggaaatatcTTACGATGAAAATATATCTAAAGGGTTAAATCCAACTCGTGAAAGGTTCATTCAAATACATACCCCAGATTCCACCCAGAAACCAACGAACCCTTGATTTAGACTTGAAGTTGTTTGCAACATACAGGGCATAGTAAGTCACTGTAATACTCATGAAGTAATATACACCTAACCCAAGCATACTGAAGAAGGTCACTAAGAAAAGGTAGTGGATAATGGCCGTTATCGCGACGCAAGCAacctgaaatataaaatatatactcAGTGtcggtacatgtatacagattattattttacaaatatgaatccaataattttcaatatataatttAGGTACAATATTACCTGATTGTTTAATGCTTTAtgaatttttgtggattgttttctttctttataaaatctacgtacatgtatatattaaatgtataagaattatatattcatatatcgGTAACCAAATAACATGACTGTTTTAagtaatacattgtatattttatcaatttattttgaatgttttttttgtaaGATCTACGTTTGTATCTTAATTatgaagttatatatatatttacactgtACACTCAAATACCTATCACTTATCAGAAGGCAGAAATTGATTTTTACCTCATTCTCTGTCTGTTCGACTAACGATATGAAAATTGTATACGACAGTATTAACGATCCACAGATATTCAGCATCATGATGTTTTTGTCACTCCTGATAAATCTGAAATTTActtacaataaaataattttgaatttctatattacatgtacactcGCTGGAGTTATATTTGTGCATGAATGATACAAATCAGTCTTACATACCTCCATGTCAGGATGTAAATCAAAGAAGTAAGAAACGTAAAAGCTATGGAGAGAGCTACCCCAACAAGTGACATCGTTTTTAAGAATGGACTTTCTTCTGTTACCTAAAATGTAGTGAAGGTAGTTTGGAATACCAACAGTaaatttcagttttgatttcTTTGACTCTATTTGCATAAGAAAGGGGCGTTTACCTGAGTGTATGGTCTCATTAAAATAGCAAAGTTTGTGAGATGGTTGCAATGGCAAACTGTTTTCTGACGATCTGTTCGGTTCACAGTGCATCCCTCCTCAGACCATTtactatataaaaaaatgaattagaaaTAAACCCACTTATTGCTAACTTTTGTATCAAAAAAgcttgaattttaaaatcagaGAAAACGATTTGTTTACAATCACTTACTTTAGATTAAAATCCCATGATACACATACAGCGCGCATTTCTGTAGACTCATTCTAAATAAACagttaatatacaaaaaataaaaaaccaagcTAAAAACAAACAATGGGATTAACCTAGGTTAATTGCACTTTTACACACGTTGGCAATAATAGGAAACTTTTAAGTTAATTGTTCATAAGAACTTTACGTCAATTGTAAACCAAAATCATATATTTCTGATATCTTACTTTGACAGTGTGTCCAAATATAAGATTGAGAGGTGGATCCAACACTCCTAGGTCTGTCTGGGTCGTGAGGGACAATATTGGGGAATTGACAAAGGATCTTTGCTTAGACTTTTCCCCCTGTTTACATTTCAACTCTTTACTGGTTGGTTTAATTGATTTTCCAAAAAGATATGAGTATGATATATCAAGTTTAGTATCgaagcaaattaaaagaaatcataCATTATGATAATATCAAATCAGATGTTTGAGAACATGTCAGATTTACAAAGATTTAGCTAGATGTAAATAAAGATTTAAACGAAAACTGAAAACTTGTTTTAATAGTTTACCTGTTAGGATCAGATCCCAGAATGTCTGACATTGTTTTATATAGAACAGCAACATAGTTGATCGCttgtaggaaaaaaaaaatattgagagaTTGATTGGTATACTCTTCCAGTATCAATAATTGTTGttaaatcttaaattaaattgtgtttttt encodes:
- the LOC128171614 gene encoding adhesion G protein-coupled receptor E3-like, producing the protein MVSIVFGDRQNMFKTILCLNFWFLSSFAYVFADNREKVIRCIAGNVTIQFKPKLVDDKEVKMYVWNKVRGVNKDPSFAKFEPSVSSQLEIYFNEEHQVQNRLIHYPDEPATLYLTNLKKSDQQQYTLALSYVDYIGTPTEYIIDLEVQDVCFEKPKEVGKCAVTTCYTGVNGVLKTQDGAKQTVMGYKQVKVCDEATSGNYSCCNAAGTCLVQPLQESTDPKELMSCKDEQIDGILWNTAMAGKTLKEPCPRYQKGVATRFCDEHGEWEPPNFINCTNEALVNASSLLESIIGNETQDQIRIQETVNNTLQLMKNLTSSTNGIGAGDLSSSLGVLEKIVTVTNATGLAIEKEVFYAVIDNILSPDNSNSWTTVSKETEKDPSFLLKNMDRFSKITLQNDNITATKFTGSNFELVINQTKIDETGIRFPDKQSNNVSQNSKEHPTVLELPKQASNATKAINYVAVLYKTMSDILGSDPNSKELKCKQGEKSKQRSFVNSPILSLTTQTDLGVLDPPLNLIFGHTVKNESTEMRAVCVSWDFNLNKWSEEGCTVNRTDRQKTVCHCNHLTNFAILMRPYTQVTEESPFLKTMSLVGVALSIAFTFLTSLIYILTWRFIRSDKNIMMLNICGSLILSYTIFISLVEQTENEVACVAITAIIHYLFLVTFFSMLGLGVYYFMSITVTYYALYVANNFKSKSRVRWFLGGIWGIPVIITATNLGAFWGKGYHLKSYCWLSIESGSLYLFIIPVCLISLINILIIVSLLRVLFASRIVARSSLQRKASSGLRSLGTLLPVLGVTWLFGILAVNENAVVFQYLFVIANSFQGFFIFVSHVLLDKKVRQGIWNRYPSLSTILSFAERGTKETTLSSQSPSTSKSNEPLMKQKKSLLKRIRQTKEKKSELSMSEKTMSTSCPQSVSHEKRNETNSD